Proteins encoded by one window of Halosolutus amylolyticus:
- a CDS encoding HalOD1 output domain-containing protein, protein MLDKGRTDPPRSADSPSLRVVEAVADADGVDPTDVEPPLHDAVDAAALDRLFESTARATPRTGRVSFSYRGYDVTVHADGRVELE, encoded by the coding sequence ATGCTCGACAAGGGACGTACCGATCCGCCGCGATCCGCCGACAGTCCGAGTCTGCGGGTCGTCGAGGCGGTCGCCGACGCGGACGGCGTCGATCCGACCGACGTAGAACCGCCGCTCCACGACGCCGTCGACGCGGCCGCACTCGATCGGCTGTTCGAGTCGACCGCGCGAGCCACCCCGCGAACCGGCCGCGTCTCGTTCAGCTACCGCGGCTACGACGTGACGGTCCACGCGGACGGTCGCGTCGAACTCGAGTAA
- a CDS encoding DsrE/DsrF/DrsH-like family protein, which yields MSTDNPTTPIDADGEIDPDELQALYERVDELEESLADLDEGDDQKKMTIVATQGSFDMAYPPLILASTAAAFGWDVVVFHTFWGLDILHEEKSQNLKLSAVGNPNMPMPNALAALPGMDSMATKMMQKKIDENGTATIEELIDLSLESGVDLQACQMTIELMDYDEDDFYDGVTTGVGAATALQHMAESDIQLLV from the coding sequence ATGAGTACGGACAACCCCACGACACCGATCGACGCCGACGGCGAGATCGACCCCGACGAGCTCCAGGCGCTGTACGAGCGCGTCGACGAACTCGAGGAGTCGCTCGCCGACCTCGACGAGGGCGACGACCAAAAAAAGATGACGATCGTCGCGACCCAGGGCAGTTTCGACATGGCGTACCCGCCGCTGATCCTCGCGAGCACGGCGGCCGCCTTCGGCTGGGACGTCGTCGTCTTCCACACCTTCTGGGGCCTGGACATCCTCCACGAGGAGAAGTCCCAGAACCTCAAGCTCTCCGCCGTCGGCAACCCGAACATGCCGATGCCGAACGCGCTCGCCGCGCTCCCCGGCATGGACTCGATGGCCACGAAGATGATGCAGAAGAAGATCGACGAGAACGGCACTGCGACCATCGAGGAACTGATCGACCTCTCGCTGGAGAGCGGCGTCGACCTGCAGGCCTGCCAGATGACGATCGAGCTGATGGACTACGACGAGGACGACTTCTACGACGGCGTGACGACCGGCGTCGGCGCGGCCACTGCGCTTCAGCACATGGCCGAATCCGACATTCAGCTCCTGGTGTAA
- a CDS encoding sulfurtransferase TusA family protein translates to MSSKYDTTETLDVKGQSCPMPIVKTKQAIDDLGEGDVLEVVATDSGSMSDIQGWAEGTDGVELLDQVEDGDLYTHYVKKTA, encoded by the coding sequence ATGAGTTCGAAATACGACACCACGGAGACGCTCGACGTGAAAGGACAGTCGTGCCCGATGCCCATCGTGAAGACCAAGCAGGCGATCGACGATCTCGGCGAGGGCGACGTCCTCGAAGTCGTCGCGACCGACTCGGGCAGCATGAGCGACATTCAGGGCTGGGCCGAGGGTACCGACGGCGTCGAACTCCTCGACCAGGTCGAGGACGGCGACCTCTACACCCACTACGTGAAGAAAACGGCATAA
- a CDS encoding MBL fold metallo-hydrolase: MDDMDFPTPDVEVESVTPDELKGRIDAGEEVTILDARMESDYDEWRIDGENVESINVPYFEFLEDDIDAQVLQKIPEDREITVLCAKGGASEYVAGTLAERDYDVHHLEDGMNGWARIYEAVEVERYDGAGTLLQYQRPSSGCLGYLVYDDDEAAVIDPLRAFTDRYLNDADDLGVDLKYAIDTHIHADHISGVRALDAVGVEGVIPEASVDRGVTYADDVTLADDGDEFQVGDATIETVYTPGHTSGMTSYLIDDSLLATGDGLFVESVARPDLEEGDDGAPEAAAQLYESLQERVLTLPDDTLIGGAHFSDAAEPAEDGTYTAPIGQLVEEMDALTMDEDAFVELILSDMPPRPANYEDIIPTNLGQQEADDDEAFELELGPNNCAASQESLAGD, from the coding sequence ATGGACGACATGGACTTTCCGACGCCGGACGTCGAAGTCGAATCGGTGACGCCGGACGAACTGAAAGGACGCATCGACGCGGGCGAGGAGGTCACGATCCTCGACGCGCGAATGGAATCGGACTACGACGAGTGGCGAATCGACGGGGAGAACGTCGAGTCGATCAACGTTCCGTACTTCGAGTTCCTCGAGGACGACATCGACGCACAGGTCCTCCAGAAGATTCCCGAGGACCGCGAGATCACCGTCCTCTGTGCGAAAGGCGGTGCCAGCGAGTACGTCGCCGGCACCCTCGCCGAGCGTGACTACGACGTGCACCACCTCGAAGACGGGATGAACGGCTGGGCGCGTATCTACGAGGCCGTCGAGGTCGAGCGCTACGACGGCGCTGGCACGCTGCTCCAGTACCAGCGCCCCTCGAGCGGCTGTCTCGGCTACCTCGTCTACGACGACGACGAGGCCGCCGTGATCGACCCCCTGCGCGCGTTCACCGATCGCTACCTCAACGACGCCGACGACCTCGGCGTCGACCTGAAGTACGCGATCGACACGCACATTCACGCCGACCACATCTCGGGTGTTCGCGCGCTCGACGCCGTCGGCGTCGAGGGCGTCATCCCCGAGGCGTCGGTCGATCGCGGGGTCACCTACGCCGACGACGTGACGCTGGCCGACGACGGCGACGAGTTCCAGGTCGGCGACGCCACCATCGAGACGGTGTACACGCCCGGCCACACCTCCGGGATGACCTCGTACCTGATCGACGACTCGCTGCTCGCGACCGGCGACGGCCTGTTCGTCGAGAGCGTCGCCCGCCCCGACCTCGAAGAGGGCGACGACGGCGCGCCGGAGGCCGCCGCCCAGCTCTACGAGTCGCTCCAGGAGCGCGTGCTGACCCTGCCCGACGACACCCTCATCGGGGGCGCGCACTTCAGCGACGCCGCCGAGCCCGCCGAGGACGGCACCTACACGGCACCGATCGGCCAGCTCGTCGAGGAGATGGACGCGCTGACGATGGACGAGGACGCGTTCGTCGAGCTGATCCTCTCGGACATGCCGCCCCGGCCGGCCAACTACGAGGACATCATCCCGACGAACCTCGGACAGCAGGAGGCCGACGACGACGAGGCGTTCGAACTCGAACTCGGCCCGAACAACTGCGCCGCCAGCCAGGAATCGCTCGCGGGTGACTAA
- a CDS encoding YeeE/YedE family protein, with protein MVADPVPLQLAAELFPNGISRYAVGGMLVGLGTVVIYVGTGIPAGASTFLESTLSYVSDQSRFQRYVSSRDWRVVFTLGIILGALAFAATVQSGVITTSLYQPGTTGELYEVGGVTLWLTEVQPWRLFLGGVLVGIGTRIGKGCTSGHGVCGVGSASKTSIAGVVTFLLVAIATAQIVAALGVSP; from the coding sequence ATGGTAGCTGATCCGGTACCGCTTCAGCTGGCCGCCGAGCTGTTCCCCAACGGGATCAGTCGCTACGCTGTCGGCGGAATGCTCGTCGGCCTCGGTACGGTCGTCATCTACGTCGGGACCGGCATCCCGGCGGGAGCGAGCACGTTCCTCGAGTCCACGCTGTCGTACGTCTCGGACCAGTCGCGGTTCCAGCGGTACGTCTCGTCCCGTGACTGGCGCGTCGTGTTCACACTCGGGATCATCCTCGGCGCACTGGCGTTCGCGGCGACGGTGCAGTCCGGAGTGATCACGACGTCGCTCTACCAGCCCGGGACGACCGGCGAACTGTACGAGGTCGGCGGCGTGACGCTCTGGCTGACCGAGGTCCAGCCCTGGCGGCTGTTCCTGGGCGGCGTCCTGGTCGGGATCGGTACCCGGATCGGGAAAGGGTGTACGTCCGGCCACGGGGTCTGCGGCGTCGGCTCGGCGTCGAAGACCTCGATCGCCGGCGTGGTGACGTTCCTGCTCGTCGCCATCGCGACCGCCCAGATCGTCGCGGCCCTGGGGGTGAGTCCGTAA
- a CDS encoding YeeE/YedE family protein produces the protein MSQDRHPLFMPLILVGGLIFGFGLGFSHMARPEVVLNFLQFDDFGLLFVMFGAAIVSGIAFAVMPRIRDSAPLTGDRYERRLKPFDRNVLVGGAIFGVGWGLSGICPGAAYASLGVGNVTILWALGGMFVGAYIQGRWRSHRAASETPAAGAD, from the coding sequence GTGAGCCAGGACCGACATCCCCTGTTCATGCCGCTGATCCTCGTCGGCGGCCTGATCTTCGGGTTCGGTCTCGGGTTCAGCCACATGGCGCGGCCGGAGGTCGTGCTGAACTTCCTCCAGTTCGACGACTTCGGGCTGCTGTTCGTCATGTTCGGCGCGGCGATCGTCTCCGGGATCGCCTTCGCGGTGATGCCCCGAATCCGCGACAGCGCGCCGCTGACCGGCGACCGGTACGAGCGCCGGCTGAAGCCCTTCGACCGGAACGTCCTGGTCGGCGGGGCGATATTCGGCGTCGGCTGGGGCCTCTCGGGGATCTGTCCCGGAGCCGCCTACGCCAGCCTCGGTGTCGGCAACGTCACCATCCTGTGGGCGCTCGGCGGCATGTTCGTCGGCGCATACATCCAGGGTCGCTGGCGCAGCCACCGTGCCGCGTCAGAAACGCCCGCAGCGGGTGCTGATTAG
- a CDS encoding inorganic phosphate transporter: MDITTILLFSFAALASLFMAWVIGAGSSGATPFAPAVGANAISTMRAAFIVGILGFVGAVTQGASVSEAVGRDLVLGVSLPPTAVIVVLLIGAGLMAIGIYTGYPIATAFTVTGSVIGVGFAIGGQPAWSKYAEIGALWVLTPFVGGAIAYGIASVLPRPDVPERVSVPLLAALVGAVVANLEFAFLSSVGGTLATAGSTVVPIDGVVATAAVSLGLGALAALVVRWDIARDQAGGLRRFLLALGGLVAFSAGASQVGLAVGPLLPLFENLSMVSPIAILLGGGLGILVGSWTGAPRMIKSISQEYASLGPRRSIATLVPSFLIAQTAVLLGVPVSFNEIIVSAIIGSGLAVGGGAGVSPRKLGITVVAWIGSFVLAFGLGYGSMWLVDGF, translated from the coding sequence ATGGACATCACGACGATACTCCTGTTCAGCTTCGCCGCCCTCGCCAGCCTCTTTATGGCCTGGGTGATCGGTGCCGGATCGAGCGGTGCGACCCCCTTCGCCCCGGCCGTCGGCGCGAACGCGATCTCGACGATGCGCGCGGCGTTTATCGTCGGGATTCTCGGCTTCGTCGGCGCGGTGACCCAGGGTGCGAGCGTCTCCGAAGCCGTCGGCCGCGACCTCGTCCTCGGCGTCAGCCTCCCGCCCACCGCGGTCATCGTGGTCCTCCTGATCGGCGCGGGACTGATGGCGATCGGCATCTACACGGGGTATCCGATCGCGACCGCGTTCACCGTGACCGGGTCGGTGATCGGCGTCGGGTTCGCGATCGGCGGCCAGCCGGCCTGGTCGAAGTACGCCGAGATCGGTGCCCTGTGGGTCCTCACGCCCTTCGTCGGCGGCGCGATCGCGTACGGGATCGCGAGCGTGCTTCCGCGCCCGGACGTCCCCGAACGGGTCAGCGTTCCGCTGCTCGCGGCGCTCGTCGGCGCCGTCGTCGCGAACCTCGAGTTCGCGTTCCTCTCGTCGGTCGGCGGGACCCTCGCGACCGCCGGAAGCACCGTCGTGCCGATCGACGGCGTCGTGGCGACCGCCGCGGTCTCGCTCGGCCTCGGGGCGCTCGCCGCGCTGGTCGTCCGCTGGGACATCGCCCGCGATCAGGCGGGGGGACTGCGACGCTTCCTCCTCGCGCTCGGGGGCCTCGTGGCCTTCTCCGCGGGGGCGAGCCAGGTCGGCCTCGCCGTCGGCCCGCTGCTCCCGCTGTTCGAGAACCTGTCGATGGTGTCGCCGATCGCGATCCTGCTCGGGGGTGGCCTCGGGATTCTGGTCGGCTCCTGGACCGGCGCACCGCGGATGATCAAGTCGATCTCCCAGGAGTACGCCTCGCTCGGCCCGCGCCGATCGATCGCGACGCTCGTTCCCTCGTTTCTCATCGCCCAGACGGCGGTCCTGCTGGGGGTCCCGGTCTCGTTCAACGAGATCATCGTGAGCGCGATCATCGGGAGCGGCCTCGCCGTCGGCGGCGGCGCAGGGGTCAGCCCCCGGAAACTGGGGATCACCGTCGTCGCCTGGATCGGGTCGTTCGTCCTCGCGTTCGGCCTCGGCTACGGCTCGATGTGGCTCGTCGACGGGTTCTGA
- a CDS encoding ZIP family metal transporter produces the protein MAFLENLAIVFVAGFVTALATGIGALPFFFFDEISDRGNVVLWGLASGIMVSASVFGLIDEGLAEGTPIEIAVGMAVGVLLVVVAHDVLMDADIDPQEYEEADFKKLVLILGILTVHSFPEGIAVGVSFADLGLEGGVAILGATVPVLAIFMTIAISIHNVPEGTAISIPLKAMGVARWKMVWWAVFSSLPQPIGAVIAFAFVRIARELLPYGFGFAAGAMIYLVLSEFIPEALDVGDRLPNGGKPELAAGILLGVLVMVPLNFV, from the coding sequence ATGGCCTTTCTCGAGAATCTCGCGATCGTGTTCGTCGCGGGGTTCGTCACGGCGCTGGCGACCGGGATCGGGGCGCTCCCGTTTTTCTTCTTCGACGAGATCAGCGATCGCGGCAACGTCGTCCTCTGGGGGCTCGCGTCGGGGATCATGGTCTCGGCGTCGGTGTTCGGACTCATCGACGAGGGACTGGCCGAGGGGACCCCGATCGAGATCGCCGTCGGGATGGCCGTCGGCGTCCTGCTCGTCGTCGTCGCCCACGACGTCCTGATGGACGCCGACATCGATCCGCAGGAGTACGAGGAAGCCGACTTCAAGAAACTCGTGCTCATCCTGGGGATCCTGACCGTCCACAGCTTTCCCGAGGGGATCGCCGTCGGCGTCTCGTTCGCCGACCTCGGCCTCGAGGGCGGGGTGGCGATCCTGGGTGCGACCGTCCCCGTGCTGGCGATCTTCATGACGATCGCGATCTCGATCCACAACGTGCCGGAGGGGACCGCGATCTCGATCCCCCTGAAGGCGATGGGCGTCGCCCGGTGGAAGATGGTCTGGTGGGCGGTGTTCTCGAGTTTGCCGCAGCCGATCGGAGCCGTCATCGCGTTCGCGTTCGTCCGGATCGCCCGGGAGTTGCTCCCCTACGGCTTCGGCTTCGCCGCCGGAGCGATGATCTACCTCGTGCTCAGCGAGTTCATTCCCGAGGCGCTGGACGTCGGCGATCGGCTCCCGAACGGCGGCAAGCCGGAACTCGCGGCGGGGATACTCCTCGGCGTGCTGGTGATGGTGCCGCTCAATTTCGTCTGA
- a CDS encoding universal stress protein — protein MYEFLLVPVDGSESSIAALDHALDVAADHGATVQLLYVADTNKPSLVRYEGNVVDVLEEEGEEILSDARDRAKERGVPVVDDVVQGQPRSAIVDAAAEGPVDLVVMGTHGHRGLKEYVLGSVAEGVVNESEPPVLAVRTEDATRYPYENVLVPTDGSDHARTALRYGAEIAARHDATLHLLSVVDEPTLGLAVGSTPTADRLEEQAREVLEEATSVATNAGVDDVETAIEFGSVSREITSVADAADVDLVVMGTHGRTGLDQHLLGSVTERVLRTAPVPVLTTNSADAGGD, from the coding sequence ATGTACGAGTTTCTCCTCGTCCCCGTCGACGGCAGCGAATCGTCGATCGCCGCGCTCGATCACGCCCTCGACGTCGCCGCCGATCACGGGGCGACCGTCCAGTTGCTCTACGTCGCCGACACGAACAAACCCAGTCTCGTCCGGTACGAGGGGAACGTCGTCGACGTGTTAGAGGAGGAGGGCGAGGAGATCCTTTCGGACGCCCGGGACCGGGCCAAAGAACGGGGCGTTCCCGTCGTCGACGACGTCGTCCAGGGCCAGCCGCGATCGGCGATCGTCGACGCCGCCGCCGAGGGGCCCGTCGACCTCGTGGTCATGGGCACGCACGGCCACCGCGGCCTCAAGGAGTACGTCCTCGGGAGCGTCGCGGAAGGCGTCGTCAACGAAAGCGAGCCGCCGGTCCTGGCGGTCCGCACCGAGGACGCGACGCGATATCCCTACGAGAACGTGCTCGTGCCCACCGACGGGAGCGACCACGCGCGGACGGCACTGCGATACGGCGCCGAGATCGCGGCCCGCCACGACGCGACGTTGCACCTGCTGTCCGTCGTCGACGAACCGACGCTGGGGCTGGCCGTCGGCTCGACGCCGACGGCCGATCGGCTCGAGGAACAGGCACGCGAGGTCCTCGAGGAGGCGACGTCGGTCGCGACGAACGCGGGGGTCGACGACGTCGAGACGGCGATCGAGTTCGGATCGGTGTCGCGGGAGATCACGTCGGTTGCGGACGCGGCCGACGTCGACCTCGTCGTCATGGGAACCCACGGACGCACCGGACTCGACCAGCACCTGCTCGGATCAGTCACGGAGCGGGTCCTCCGGACGGCCCCGGTTCCCGTCCTGACGACGAACTCGGCGGACGCCGGCGGGGACTGA
- a CDS encoding CNNM domain-containing protein: MNGFEISLRLLAGIALILANGFFVAIEFALTRVRQYPESAFDEPGLRRAWEMTDDLEIYLTSCQVGISATSIAVGIIAEPALASIVEPVFQNTALASAGAGAVFAFVVINLLHLTHGEQTPTYLGVERTKFVARYGATPLYWFAALLRPVIWFGDAVAKWTLRRFGVEMTGAWLETETEIIESRADLRKKLGSVLEQGDLPRERREEILNAFVVGEEPVTDAMTDVEDVQFLSTRASVEENLDRIGSSPHTRFPLIDDVPEEFVGIVYVPTVVDRIDDLRSGTVSFADLATPPVTMPAETPVSDAIDQLQAERQELALVDDDGDIVGLLTATDALEALVGEFEDPLDGDELLSVDRRNASEVT; encoded by the coding sequence ATGAACGGGTTCGAGATCTCACTCCGCCTCCTCGCCGGGATCGCGCTCATCCTCGCGAACGGGTTCTTCGTCGCGATCGAGTTCGCGCTCACTCGCGTGCGGCAGTACCCGGAGTCGGCGTTCGACGAGCCGGGACTCCGCCGGGCGTGGGAGATGACCGACGACCTCGAGATCTACCTCACCAGCTGTCAGGTCGGGATCAGCGCGACGAGCATCGCCGTCGGCATCATCGCCGAACCGGCCCTCGCCTCGATCGTCGAACCCGTCTTCCAGAACACGGCGCTCGCGTCCGCGGGTGCAGGGGCCGTCTTCGCGTTCGTCGTCATCAACCTCCTCCACCTCACCCACGGCGAGCAGACGCCCACCTACCTCGGCGTCGAGCGGACGAAGTTCGTCGCCCGGTACGGGGCCACGCCGCTGTACTGGTTCGCGGCGCTTCTCAGGCCCGTGATCTGGTTCGGCGACGCCGTCGCGAAGTGGACGCTCCGGCGGTTCGGCGTCGAGATGACCGGGGCGTGGCTCGAGACCGAGACGGAGATCATCGAGTCACGTGCCGATCTCCGGAAGAAACTCGGGTCGGTCCTCGAACAGGGCGACCTCCCCAGAGAGCGCCGAGAGGAGATCCTCAACGCGTTCGTCGTCGGTGAGGAACCGGTCACGGACGCCATGACCGACGTCGAGGACGTACAGTTCCTCTCGACGCGGGCGTCGGTCGAGGAGAACCTCGATCGGATCGGCTCGAGCCCGCACACGCGCTTCCCGCTGATCGACGACGTGCCCGAGGAGTTCGTCGGCATCGTCTACGTCCCAACGGTCGTCGACCGGATCGACGACCTGCGGAGCGGCACGGTGTCGTTCGCGGACCTCGCGACGCCGCCGGTGACGATGCCCGCCGAGACGCCGGTCAGCGACGCGATCGACCAGCTGCAGGCCGAACGCCAGGAACTCGCGCTCGTCGACGACGACGGCGATATCGTCGGGCTGCTGACGGCCACCGACGCCCTCGAAGCGCTGGTCGGCGAGTTCGAGGACCCGCTGGACGGGGACGAACTCCTGTCCGTGGACCGGCGGAACGCCAGCGAAGTGACGTGA
- a CDS encoding cation-translocating P-type ATPase — protein sequence MPDPPHEVPSDRVLDRLESRPDGLSSEEARRRREEYGENDIVRGGGRSPLSIFLAQFDSVLIWVLLAAAGLSVWAGQAVDAILITVIVVANGIFGFVQDYRAERSLESLRELAAPTATVRRDGEAIDVDATALVPGDVVVLRGGDVVPADGRLLDATDLEVDEAALTGESVPVSKSSTAVEAGTPLADRTSMVYKGTNVTRGKGVAVVTDTGMETEVGDIARELAATEETRTPLQDELDDLGRTLGVGILVLSALVAPLLLLRGTDAIQAALTAVSLAVAAIPEGLPAVVTLTLALGVRAMSAENALVRRLPAVEALGAVDVVCTDKTGTLTRGQMTVSRLWTNDSVVDVDAEHDEDGTGDAAQVSDREELLLRIGALCNDSTLEDGDPTEQALLEAADRHGLDIDGLRAETPRTGEVPFSSERKWMGTVHDDVGYVKGAPEVVLEHSDRILTDDGPKPLTDDRRDRIKAIVREFGDDALRVLAMASREDPGDADDLADGLTFVGLTGMIDPPREEVADAIAATTRAGIDVKMVTGDNVRTARAIADSLGLGTAVLEGREVGEMDDETLRDRVESIDVFARTSPEHKVRILRALQARDHDVAMTGDGVNDAPALKNADVGVAMGIRGTDVARQASDIVLLDDDYATIERAVERGRAIFDNIWKFVAYLLSANVAEVAIVFLASLYGYLILPAVQLLWINLLTDGLPALALGADPKSGEVMDRPPRDPDRGIIGRQMLGLIGGMGAVTTVALLALMWYTLEGAPAVTTYTMTMVFTGFVFLELVGLYVIRWLRDTPTLSNPWLAVAVAASIVLQLAVLYTPINRYFGTIPLDLADWGLIGVVLAICLPAYVAIGVLVRRLDR from the coding sequence ATGCCCGATCCGCCACACGAGGTGCCCTCCGATCGCGTCCTCGATCGCCTCGAGTCGCGTCCCGACGGCCTGTCGAGCGAGGAGGCACGTCGACGGCGCGAGGAGTACGGGGAGAACGACATCGTCCGTGGCGGCGGCCGATCGCCGCTTTCCATCTTCCTCGCGCAGTTCGACAGCGTGCTGATCTGGGTCCTGCTCGCCGCCGCCGGGCTCTCGGTCTGGGCGGGGCAGGCGGTGGACGCGATCCTGATCACGGTCATCGTCGTGGCCAACGGAATCTTCGGGTTCGTCCAGGACTACCGGGCCGAGCGGAGCCTCGAGTCGCTTCGCGAACTGGCCGCGCCGACGGCTACGGTCCGCCGGGACGGGGAAGCGATCGACGTCGACGCGACGGCGCTCGTCCCCGGCGACGTGGTCGTCCTGCGCGGCGGCGACGTCGTCCCTGCCGACGGCCGGTTGCTCGACGCGACCGATCTCGAGGTCGACGAGGCGGCCCTGACCGGCGAGAGCGTCCCGGTCTCGAAGTCGTCGACCGCGGTCGAGGCGGGGACGCCCCTCGCCGATCGGACGAGCATGGTCTACAAGGGGACGAACGTCACCCGCGGCAAGGGCGTCGCCGTCGTCACCGACACCGGCATGGAGACGGAGGTCGGCGACATCGCCCGCGAACTCGCCGCGACCGAGGAGACGCGGACGCCGCTCCAGGACGAACTCGACGACCTGGGTCGGACGCTCGGAGTCGGCATCCTCGTCCTCTCGGCGCTGGTCGCGCCGCTGTTGCTCCTCCGGGGGACCGACGCGATCCAGGCCGCGCTCACCGCGGTGTCGCTGGCCGTCGCCGCCATTCCCGAGGGGCTGCCGGCGGTGGTCACCCTCACGCTCGCGCTCGGCGTTCGCGCGATGTCCGCGGAGAACGCGCTCGTCCGCCGGCTCCCGGCGGTGGAGGCCCTCGGGGCCGTCGATGTCGTCTGTACGGACAAGACCGGGACCCTCACGCGGGGACAGATGACCGTCAGCAGGCTCTGGACGAACGACAGCGTCGTCGATGTCGACGCCGAGCACGACGAGGACGGGACCGGCGACGCGGCGCAGGTCTCCGATCGCGAGGAACTGCTCTTGCGGATCGGCGCGCTCTGTAACGATTCGACGCTCGAGGACGGCGATCCGACCGAGCAGGCGTTGCTCGAGGCGGCCGATCGGCACGGCCTCGATATCGACGGCCTCCGCGCCGAGACCCCGCGCACCGGTGAGGTCCCCTTCTCGTCCGAACGGAAGTGGATGGGCACCGTCCACGACGACGTCGGCTACGTCAAGGGCGCACCGGAGGTCGTCCTCGAGCACTCCGATCGGATCCTGACCGACGACGGGCCGAAACCCCTGACCGACGATCGGCGCGATCGGATCAAGGCGATCGTCCGCGAGTTCGGCGACGACGCACTGCGCGTGCTGGCGATGGCCTCCCGCGAGGACCCGGGCGACGCCGACGACCTCGCGGACGGGCTGACCTTCGTGGGCCTGACCGGGATGATCGATCCGCCGCGCGAGGAAGTCGCGGACGCGATCGCGGCGACGACGCGGGCCGGCATCGACGTGAAGATGGTGACCGGCGACAACGTCCGGACGGCACGAGCGATCGCCGACTCGCTCGGCCTCGGGACCGCAGTACTCGAGGGACGGGAGGTCGGGGAGATGGACGACGAGACGTTGCGCGATCGGGTCGAGTCGATCGACGTCTTCGCGCGGACGTCGCCGGAGCACAAGGTTCGTATCCTCCGTGCGCTCCAGGCCCGGGACCACGACGTCGCGATGACCGGCGACGGGGTCAACGACGCGCCCGCGCTGAAAAACGCGGACGTCGGCGTCGCGATGGGAATACGCGGCACCGACGTCGCGAGACAGGCCTCGGACATCGTCCTGCTGGACGACGATTACGCGACGATCGAGCGCGCCGTCGAACGGGGACGGGCGATCTTCGACAACATCTGGAAGTTCGTCGCCTACCTCCTCAGCGCGAACGTCGCAGAGGTGGCGATCGTCTTCCTCGCCTCGCTGTACGGCTACCTCATCCTGCCGGCCGTCCAGTTGCTGTGGATTAACCTGCTGACCGACGGCCTTCCCGCGCTGGCGCTCGGTGCCGATCCCAAGAGCGGCGAGGTGATGGATCGACCGCCGCGCGATCCCGATCGAGGGATCATCGGCCGTCAGATGCTCGGCCTGATCGGCGGCATGGGCGCCGTGACCACCGTCGCCCTGCTCGCGCTCATGTGGTACACTCTCGAGGGTGCTCCCGCGGTCACGACGTACACGATGACGATGGTGTTCACGGGCTTCGTCTTCCTCGAACTCGTCGGGCTCTACGTCATCCGCTGGCTGCGGGACACGCCGACGCTGTCGAACCCGTGGCTCGCGGTCGCCGTCGCCGCGTCGATCGTCCTCCAGCTTGCGGTCCTGTACACGCCGATCAACCGGTACTTCGGGACGATCCCGCTCGACCTGGCGGACTGGGGACTCATTGGCGTCGTCCTCGCTATCTGTCTGCCCGCCTACGTCGCGATTGGCGTCCTCGTCCGACGGCTCGATCGGTGA
- a CDS encoding DUF211 domain-containing protein — MSPPIRRLVLDVLKPHEPDILAFADAAADCAGVDAVNVDLVETDREVQNLKLTIEGDDVDATAVEAAIGDLGGTVHSIDQVVCGDRLVEQSGTPQDR; from the coding sequence ATGAGTCCGCCGATCCGCCGTCTCGTCCTCGACGTCCTGAAGCCACACGAACCGGATATCCTCGCGTTCGCCGATGCCGCCGCCGACTGTGCGGGCGTCGACGCCGTCAACGTCGACCTGGTCGAGACCGATCGGGAGGTCCAGAACCTCAAACTCACGATCGAAGGCGACGACGTCGACGCGACGGCCGTCGAGGCGGCCATCGGCGACCTCGGGGGAACGGTGCACTCGATCGACCAGGTCGTCTGCGGCGACCGCCTCGTCGAGCAGAGCGGGACGCCACAGGACCGTTGA